A region of the Pseudarthrobacter oxydans genome:
CCGGGCAGCAAGGCCGCCACGGTTCCCCAGAGCTGATTGAGCCGGGACGTTCATGGATCTCTTGGACCAGCTGGCTGACACCTTCTTCAACTGGGAGGAAATGGCCAAAGTCATTCCCGCCCTGTTCATGGTGGGCCTGCCCAACACCCTGATATTGGCCGTCGCCTCCGGCATCCTCGGCTCCCTGCTGGGGCTGGGGCTCGCCATGATGGGGATTTCCCGCAACGCGGGCGCCCGTTGGGTGGCACGCATCTACACCGATATCTTCCGGGGCCTCCCTGCCATCCTGGTGATCCTGGTCATCGGCATTGGCCTCAGTCCCATCGCCCGGGAAATCACCGGATCCAGGAACCCCTACCCCCTGGGCATCCTGGCCTTGACGCTGATCGCGGCCGCCTACATCGGCGAGATCTTCCGCTCGGGCATCCAGAGTGTGGAGAAGGGCCAGCTGGAGGCCTCCCGGGCCCTTGGCTTCAGCTACGGCAGTTCCATGCGCCTCGTGGTGGTGCCGCAGGGAATCCGGCGGGTCCTTCCCGCCCTGGTAAACCAGTTCATCTCGCTGCTGAAGGATTCCTCACTGGTGTTTATGCTCGGGCTTGCCGCCTCGGACCGGGAGATCTTCCGGATCGGAAACGACGCGATGGCCAACACCGGCAACCTGTCTCCGCTGGTGGCCGCAGGTGTGCTGTACCTGATCCTGACCGTCCCGCTCACCCACTTCGTGAACTTCATCGACCACCGGCTGCGAACCGGCAAGCCGGAAAAGAAGGAACCGGATGAGCTGGCAGCACCTATCGGCAAGGGGGCACAGGCATGACGGAATTCGCTTCCGGAACCCTGACCGGCAAGAACCTGCACCTCTCCTTCGGCCACAACCATGTTCTCCGCGGCATCGACCTGCACGTGGAGAAGGGCACCACTGCCTCGGTGATCGGCCCATCGGGGTCGGGCAAGTCCACCCTCCTGCGCGTCATGAACCGGCTGATCGAGCCGGACCAGGGCGACATCCTCCTGGATGGCCGTTCGGTCCTGAAGGACAACCCGGACGAGCTGCGGCAACGGATCGGCATGGTGTTCCAGCAGTTCAACCTGTTCCCGCACAAGACCGTGGTGGACAACGTATCCCTCGCGCTGCGGAAGCTGCGCAAACTCTCCAAGGAGCAGGCACGCGCCGAGGCCCTGGAGCAGTTGGACCTGGTGGGCCTGAGGCACAAGGCCGATGCCCGCCCGGCAAACCTTTCCGGAGGCCAGCAGCAGCGCGTTGCCATCGCCCGGGCACTTGCCATGAAGCCGGAGGTGATGTTCTTTGATGAGGCCACCTCCGCGCTGGACCCCGAGCTTGTTAAGGGAGTCCTGGCGCTGATGGCCGACCTCGCGAAGGGGGGCATGACCATGGTGGTGGTGACCCACGAAATGGGCTTCTCCCGCAACGTCTCGAACACCGTGACGTTCATGGACGCCGGAGTGGTTGTCGAATCCGGGCCGCCGGAGCAGATCTTCACCGCACCGGCAACGGACCGCCTCAAGGGCTTCCTCTCGGACGTCCTGTAGTTCCCGAAGCACATAAAGAAATCCCCGGCTGCAGCCCGCAGCCGGGGATTTCTTTATGTGTGGCCGGGATGTTCCGGAGTTTCTAGCCCCGGGCCGCTGCTGCCGCCTTGGCTGCGGCAGGCAGTGCATCATAGATCCGGTTCATGGCCGCGTCGTCATGAGCAGCGGACAGGAACCAGGCCTCAAAGACCGACGGCGGCAGGTACACCCCGGACTCCAGCATCGAGTGGAAGAACGGCGCGTAGCGGAAGCTCTCCTGCGCCTGGGCGTCAGCGTAGTTGTGGACGCCGTTGGCTGAGGTGCCGAAGGCCACCGAGAAGAGGTTGCCGGCAAACTGGATGGAGTGGTCCACCCCGGCGGAGTCCAGAGCGCTGGACAGTGCCGAGGAAAGTTCCAGCGAGCGGACATCGATAAAGGAGTAGACGTCCCGGGTGGCATGGGTCAGGGTGGCCACACCGGCCGCCATCGCCACCGGGTTTCCGGAGAGCGTTCCGGCCTGATAGACGGGACCCGTCGGGGCCAGGTAGTCCATGACGTCGGCACGCCCGCCGAGGGCCGCCGTCGGCATTCCTCCGCCGATGACTTTGCCAAACGTAAGCAGGTCCGGGGTCCACGGCTCGGCAGCGTCCGGCGCTCCGCCGGTAAGCCCCCAGTAGCCGGAATAGCCGGTGCGGAACCCGGTGAGCACTTCGTCCACGATGAGCAGTGCCCCGTGTTCGCGGGTGATGCGGGACAGGCCCAGGTTGAAGCCTTCCTCCGGTGTCACCACGCCCATGTTCGCCGGCGCTGCCTCCGTGATGACAGCGGCGATGTTGGGCCCGTGGGTGGCGAAGGCTTCCTTGACGGCGGCAAGGTCGTTGTAGGGAAGCACCAGCGTTTCTGCGGCCGTGGCCTCGGTGACGCCGGCGGAACCCGGCAGGGCGAGGGTGGCGACGCCGGACCCTGCGGCGGCAAGGAGTCCGTCCAGGTGGCCGTGGTAGCAGCCGGCAAACTTGATGATGAGGTTGCGTCCGGTGAAGCCGCGGGCCAGGCGCACGGCGGTCATGGTGGCTTCGGTGCCGGTGGACACCATCCGGAGGCGTTCGACGGCGGGTACGCGGTCCTTCACGATTTCCGCCAGGTTGGCCTCGTCCGGGGTGGACGCTCCGAAGGACAGGCCGCGGTCCACGGCGGCGTGGACGGCCTCCAGCACAGCCGGGTGGGCGTGGCCCAGCAGCGCCGGACCCCAGGAGCAGACCAAGTCCACGTATTCCTTGCCGTCGGCGTCCGTGAGGTACGGTCCCTTGGCGGAGACCATGAAGCGCGGGGTACCGCCCACGGACCCGAAGGCGCGGACCGGTGAGTTGACCCCGCCCGGCATCAACTGGCGGGCGCGGTCGAAGAGTTCCTCGTTGCGAGGGTTGCTGGCAGTCATGGTTCCTATTCTCTCAGGTGGCCGGCGCCGGGTGCGTCAGGTGCCGAGCAGTTCAGCCACGCGCGGCGCCACGGCCGTACCCAGCAGCTCGATGGAGCGCATCATTGCAGAGTGCGGCAGCGGCCCGTTGCTGTATTTGAGGTCGAAGCGGTCCACGCCCAGGTTCTGTTTCAGCAGCACGATCTTGCGCGCCACCGTTTCCGGGGAGCCGACATACAGCGCCCCTTCCGGAGCGCACAGCGCCTCAAACTCGCCCCGTCCGGCAGGCCCCCAGCCCCGTTCAGCGCCGAGCTTGTTCCGCAGCTTCAGCCAGTGCGGGAAGAGTTCCTCCCTGGCCTGCTCGTCGGTCTCCGCCACGTGTCCGGGAGAATGCGTGGCAACCTGCTGCATCGGGTGGCCGTACTTGGCCATGGCCTCGCGGTACAGGTCCACCAGCGGCCGGAAGCCACGCGGCTGCCCGCCGATGATCGCGAAGATGATGGGATAGCCGTATTGGGCGCACCTCAGCACGGACTCGGGGGTGCCGCCGACGCCGATCCAGGTGGGCAGCAGGTGCCGCTCGAGCGGCGGGTACACGCTCAGCCCGGCCACGGGCGGCCTGGTACGGCCCTCCCAGTGCACTGGTTTCTGTGCCCGCACCTTGTCAAAGAGCTCGAGTTTTTCCTCGAACAGGATCTCGTAGTCTGCGAGGTCCAGTCCGAACAGCGGGAAGGACTCGATGAAGGAGCCGCGGCCCAGCATGACTTCAGCGCGGCCGTTGGAAAGGGCATCCACTGTGGAGAAACGCTGGAACACGCGGATGGGGTCATCGGAACTCAGGACCGTGACGGCTGAGCCCAGCCGGATCCGGGTGGTGCGGGCGGCAGCGGCGGCGAGGAAGACTTCCGGCGCTGAAACGGCATAGTCCTTGCGGTGGTGCTCGCCCACGCCAAACGCATGGAGTCCGACGGCGTCCGCCATCTGAGCCTCTTCAAGCAGCTGGCGGAGTACCCGGGCATGCGGCTGCGGGCTTCCGTCCGGATTCTCGCCGACGTCGCCGAACGTGTTCAGGCCCAGGAGTATCCGGTCCGGTGCCACCG
Encoded here:
- a CDS encoding amino acid ABC transporter ATP-binding protein yields the protein MTEFASGTLTGKNLHLSFGHNHVLRGIDLHVEKGTTASVIGPSGSGKSTLLRVMNRLIEPDQGDILLDGRSVLKDNPDELRQRIGMVFQQFNLFPHKTVVDNVSLALRKLRKLSKEQARAEALEQLDLVGLRHKADARPANLSGGQQQRVAIARALAMKPEVMFFDEATSALDPELVKGVLALMADLAKGGMTMVVVTHEMGFSRNVSNTVTFMDAGVVVESGPPEQIFTAPATDRLKGFLSDVL
- a CDS encoding amino acid ABC transporter permease — encoded protein: MDLLDQLADTFFNWEEMAKVIPALFMVGLPNTLILAVASGILGSLLGLGLAMMGISRNAGARWVARIYTDIFRGLPAILVILVIGIGLSPIAREITGSRNPYPLGILALTLIAAAYIGEIFRSGIQSVEKGQLEASRALGFSYGSSMRLVVVPQGIRRVLPALVNQFISLLKDSSLVFMLGLAASDREIFRIGNDAMANTGNLSPLVAAGVLYLILTVPLTHFVNFIDHRLRTGKPEKKEPDELAAPIGKGAQA
- the hemL gene encoding glutamate-1-semialdehyde 2,1-aminomutase, which codes for MTASNPRNEELFDRARQLMPGGVNSPVRAFGSVGGTPRFMVSAKGPYLTDADGKEYVDLVCSWGPALLGHAHPAVLEAVHAAVDRGLSFGASTPDEANLAEIVKDRVPAVERLRMVSTGTEATMTAVRLARGFTGRNLIIKFAGCYHGHLDGLLAAAGSGVATLALPGSAGVTEATAAETLVLPYNDLAAVKEAFATHGPNIAAVITEAAPANMGVVTPEEGFNLGLSRITREHGALLIVDEVLTGFRTGYSGYWGLTGGAPDAAEPWTPDLLTFGKVIGGGMPTAALGGRADVMDYLAPTGPVYQAGTLSGNPVAMAAGVATLTHATRDVYSFIDVRSLELSSALSSALDSAGVDHSIQFAGNLFSVAFGTSANGVHNYADAQAQESFRYAPFFHSMLESGVYLPPSVFEAWFLSAAHDDAAMNRIYDALPAAAKAAAAARG
- a CDS encoding LLM class flavin-dependent oxidoreductase — its product is MAGSPTPRPVAVPESPTAPVAPDRILLGLNTFGDVGENPDGSPQPHARVLRQLLEEAQMADAVGLHAFGVGEHHRKDYAVSAPEVFLAAAAARTTRIRLGSAVTVLSSDDPIRVFQRFSTVDALSNGRAEVMLGRGSFIESFPLFGLDLADYEILFEEKLELFDKVRAQKPVHWEGRTRPPVAGLSVYPPLERHLLPTWIGVGGTPESVLRCAQYGYPIIFAIIGGQPRGFRPLVDLYREAMAKYGHPMQQVATHSPGHVAETDEQAREELFPHWLKLRNKLGAERGWGPAGRGEFEALCAPEGALYVGSPETVARKIVLLKQNLGVDRFDLKYSNGPLPHSAMMRSIELLGTAVAPRVAELLGT